The following are encoded in a window of Risungbinella massiliensis genomic DNA:
- the recG gene encoding ATP-dependent DNA helicase RecG → MATPINNLSLNEIYVDKLPGVGPQKKEYLAELGIHTVEDLLGYFPFRYEDYQVTDLATAEHESKVTVLGEIYGATSMRWYGKQRSRLFARIQVAGAFVSVVWFNQAYLKEKLQAGTKILVTGKWDRHKLEILADKTVLGEKEQQKRIGQLEPIYSINSHIKMYWLRNLIYQAFVTYGKEIAENLPEELVSKYRLATRAKAMYKYHFPKNVSEGMVARRRLVYEELFLYELQLMWLRHTSRTEAKGIERELDRVRIDQWIAALPYPLTGAQQRVVEEILVDMEKPVQMNRLVQGDVGSGKTVVAAIALYANYLAGYQGALMVPTEILAEQHADSLQSLLSPYGVKVVSLTGNMTARNRRDTLAEIQMGLADIVVGTHALIQEGVHYRQLGLAITDEQHRFGVKQRATLREKGLHPDILSMTATPIPRTLAITAFGEMDVSTIDEMPAGREPISTYWVKKDAFPRVLEFVQKECQSGRQAYVICPLIQESEKLDLQNAQELFEQLTVELSPLRVGLLHGKMNATEKEEVMRAFSDNEVQILVSTTVVEVGVNVPNATAIVIYDADRFGLAQLHQLRGRVGRGGGASSCILVADPKSETGVERMRVMTETTDGFVISQRDLEIRGPGDFLGVKQSGLPHFRVADLEQDLKVLEVARHDAMEMVERKDFLQNPEFSRLVEYLQEKNIQVITFD, encoded by the coding sequence TTGGCAACACCAATAAATAATTTGTCGTTAAACGAGATTTATGTCGATAAGCTGCCAGGTGTAGGTCCGCAAAAGAAAGAGTATCTAGCGGAACTGGGAATCCACACAGTTGAAGATTTGTTAGGCTATTTTCCATTTCGTTATGAAGATTATCAAGTTACAGACCTTGCCACTGCTGAACATGAATCGAAAGTCACAGTGTTAGGCGAGATCTATGGTGCTACTAGTATGCGATGGTACGGAAAACAACGCTCCCGACTATTTGCGCGCATTCAAGTGGCAGGCGCTTTTGTTTCCGTAGTATGGTTCAATCAAGCATATCTAAAAGAGAAACTTCAAGCAGGTACCAAAATCTTAGTTACAGGAAAATGGGATCGGCATAAGCTAGAAATATTAGCAGATAAGACAGTTTTAGGAGAGAAAGAACAACAAAAGCGCATTGGTCAGTTAGAACCAATTTACTCGATAAATTCTCATATCAAAATGTATTGGCTGCGAAATTTGATCTACCAAGCATTTGTCACATATGGGAAAGAAATAGCAGAAAATCTTCCTGAAGAGTTGGTTTCCAAGTATCGATTAGCTACCCGGGCGAAAGCAATGTACAAGTACCATTTTCCTAAAAATGTCTCAGAAGGGATGGTAGCGAGACGTCGGCTAGTCTATGAAGAATTATTTTTGTATGAATTACAGTTGATGTGGCTACGCCATACTAGTCGAACGGAAGCAAAAGGAATTGAGCGTGAGTTGGATCGTGTGCGGATTGACCAATGGATTGCAGCACTACCTTACCCACTTACTGGCGCCCAACAAAGAGTGGTTGAAGAAATTCTTGTAGATATGGAGAAGCCAGTACAGATGAATCGCTTGGTGCAAGGAGATGTAGGATCAGGGAAAACAGTAGTAGCTGCGATCGCACTCTATGCCAATTATCTAGCTGGTTACCAAGGCGCTTTGATGGTTCCAACCGAGATTCTCGCAGAACAACATGCGGATTCACTTCAGTCCTTGCTTTCACCATATGGCGTTAAAGTGGTCTCACTCACTGGTAACATGACCGCACGCAATCGAAGAGATACATTGGCAGAGATCCAGATGGGCTTGGCAGATATCGTAGTGGGGACGCATGCTTTAATTCAAGAAGGAGTACATTACCGCCAACTAGGGCTCGCAATTACCGATGAACAGCACCGCTTTGGGGTAAAACAACGTGCCACATTACGGGAAAAAGGGCTTCATCCCGATATTTTATCGATGACAGCTACTCCCATCCCACGGACACTTGCGATCACCGCTTTTGGGGAGATGGACGTATCGACAATCGATGAGATGCCAGCGGGAAGAGAGCCAATTAGTACCTATTGGGTCAAAAAAGATGCATTCCCACGAGTACTGGAGTTTGTTCAAAAGGAATGTCAGTCTGGTCGACAAGCTTATGTGATTTGTCCACTCATTCAGGAATCGGAGAAACTAGATCTGCAAAATGCACAAGAGCTTTTTGAACAACTAACGGTTGAATTATCTCCCCTTCGTGTTGGTCTCCTTCATGGCAAAATGAATGCTACTGAAAAAGAAGAGGTAATGCGTGCGTTCTCTGACAATGAAGTACAGATTCTGGTTTCCACAACCGTAGTAGAGGTAGGGGTAAATGTGCCCAACGCTACCGCTATTGTGATTTATGACGCGGATCGATTCGGGCTCGCTCAGCTCCATCAGCTCAGAGGACGGGTAGGCCGTGGTGGTGGTGCTTCCTCTTGTATCCTAGTCGCAGATCCGAAATCGGAGACAGGAGTGGAACGGATGCGAGTTATGACGGAAACGACAGATGGATTTGTAATTTCACAACGTGATTTAGAGATACGGGGACCTGGAGATTTTCTTGGAGTGAAGCAAAGTGGATTGCCTCATTTCCGAGTCGCGGACTTAGAGCAAGACCTAAAAGTATTGGAAGTAGCGAGACATGATGCGATGGAAATGGTAGAACGAAAAGATTTTCTACAAAATCCGGAGTTTAGCAGATTGGTTGAGTACCTTCAGGAAAAAAATATACAAGTAATTACATTTGATTAA
- a CDS encoding helix-turn-helix domain-containing protein produces the protein MNLDRLTTLRKKKKWSLQYTADRLGIAKSTYAGYESGYRRPSLEALIEIADLFNTSTDYLLGRVDDPTIGKEKSDSIELMEWDKLKLMVDGALLSKEEIKQMVAFIKVKKELD, from the coding sequence ATGAATTTAGACCGATTAACTACACTAAGAAAAAAGAAAAAATGGTCATTGCAATATACAGCCGACCGCCTTGGTATTGCGAAAAGTACTTATGCAGGCTATGAATCAGGCTATCGTCGCCCTTCTTTAGAGGCGCTGATCGAAATCGCTGATTTATTCAATACCTCCACCGATTATTTGCTTGGTAGAGTCGACGATCCCACTATTGGGAAGGAAAAAAGCGATTCCATTGAACTGATGGAATGGGATAAACTCAAACTGATGGTCGACGGGGCGCTTCTTTCAAAAGAAGAAATCAAACAGATGGTAGCGTTTATCAAGGTCAAAAAAGAGCTTGACTAA
- a CDS encoding asparaginase: MKKLLLLTTGGTIASIEGENGLGPGLKAEELLRYLSNDHSNYTIDWQSLMDIDSTNMQPEHWTEIAVAVYENYSQYDGFVITHGTDTMAYTSAALSYMLQNVDKPVVITGSQVPITFKKTDAKKNIQDAVRFACDGIGGVYVVFDRRVILGTRAIKLRTKSYDAFESINYPYVAFIHDMEIEYKKRVPEAKPGTLKLDTSLNTDVCLLKLHPGIKPEFLDSLKGSYKGVVIESYGSGGIPFEKRNLLEKVNELIDAGIVVVITTQCLEEGEDISVYEVGRKVNQKAIIRSRNMNTEAIVPKLMWALGKTEDPSEVKKIMEMPIADDINI, from the coding sequence ATGAAAAAGTTATTGCTGTTAACCACCGGTGGGACGATTGCTTCAATAGAAGGGGAAAACGGATTGGGTCCGGGGCTTAAAGCGGAAGAGCTTCTCAGGTATTTATCTAATGACCACTCAAATTATACGATTGATTGGCAATCTTTAATGGATATAGACAGTACCAATATGCAGCCGGAACATTGGACGGAAATCGCAGTAGCGGTTTATGAGAATTACAGTCAGTATGATGGGTTTGTGATCACACACGGTACCGATACAATGGCCTATACTTCGGCAGCGCTTTCATACATGCTGCAGAATGTTGATAAGCCTGTCGTGATTACGGGTTCTCAGGTTCCGATCACATTTAAGAAAACGGATGCAAAAAAGAATATTCAGGATGCAGTCCGTTTTGCCTGCGATGGAATTGGCGGAGTGTATGTCGTTTTTGACAGACGTGTCATTTTGGGAACGAGAGCGATCAAGTTAAGAACAAAAAGCTACGATGCGTTTGAAAGCATCAATTATCCTTATGTCGCTTTCATCCATGATATGGAAATCGAATATAAAAAACGGGTTCCCGAAGCAAAGCCTGGAACATTGAAGCTCGATACTTCCTTGAACACAGATGTTTGTCTTTTGAAGTTGCATCCTGGAATAAAGCCTGAGTTTCTGGATAGTCTGAAAGGTTCATATAAAGGTGTTGTTATTGAGAGTTATGGAAGTGGCGGTATTCCTTTTGAGAAAAGAAACCTTTTGGAAAAAGTAAATGAGCTGATCGATGCCGGAATTGTCGTTGTTATTACGACACAATGCCTTGAAGAAGGAGAAGATATAAGCGTTTATGAGGTCGGCCGAAAGGTTAATCAGAAAGCAATTATCCGCTCCAGAAATATGAACACCGAAGCAATCGTTCCTAAGCTTATGTGGGCATTGGGTAAAACTGAAGATCCTAGCGAGGTTAAAAAAATCATGGAAATGCCAATTGCAGACGATATCAATATTTAA
- the aspA gene encoding aspartate ammonia-lyase, with translation MKAEITYRTEKDFLGEKNIPTNAYYGIQTLRAVENFPITGYKIHEEMIKALAVVKKAAALANMETKHLYKGLGEAIVQAADEILEGKLHDQFIVDPIQGGAGTSMNMNANEVIGNRALELLGHRKGEYNHLSPNTHVNMSQSTNDVFPTAIHISTLKLLEKLLETMNYMLEAFKKKASDFDHVIKMGRTHLQDAVPIRLGQEFEAYSRVIERDIKRIKQSRQHIYEVNMGATAVGTGLNADPRYIENVVKQLADISGLPLVGADHLVDATQNTDAYTEVSAALKVCMMNMSKIANDLRLMASGPRAGLAEISLPARQPGSSIMPGKVNPVMAEMINQIAFQVIGNDHTICLASEAGQLELNVMEPVLVFNLLQSISIMNNGFCSFTDYCLVGIEANEQRLKAYVEKSAGIITAVNPHLGYEVAARIAREAILTGQSIRDLCLQNDVLTEEELDLILNPFEMTKPGIAGAELLNRD, from the coding sequence ATGAAAGCTGAAATAACATACCGCACGGAAAAGGATTTTCTTGGAGAAAAGAACATCCCAACCAATGCCTACTATGGTATTCAAACATTGCGGGCAGTAGAGAACTTTCCGATCACAGGATATAAAATCCACGAAGAAATGATCAAAGCATTGGCTGTGGTGAAAAAAGCGGCAGCACTCGCCAACATGGAGACAAAACACCTCTATAAAGGTCTTGGCGAAGCGATCGTCCAAGCGGCCGATGAGATTCTCGAAGGCAAGCTTCATGATCAATTTATTGTTGATCCAATTCAGGGCGGAGCCGGGACTTCGATGAATATGAATGCAAACGAAGTCATCGGAAACCGTGCACTGGAACTGCTTGGCCACCGTAAAGGGGAGTATAATCATTTAAGCCCAAATACGCACGTAAACATGTCGCAATCGACAAACGATGTATTCCCGACGGCCATCCACATTTCGACACTCAAGCTGCTGGAAAAGCTGCTGGAGACGATGAATTACATGCTGGAAGCCTTTAAGAAAAAAGCAAGCGACTTCGACCATGTCATTAAAATGGGACGCACTCATCTCCAGGATGCTGTTCCGATTCGACTTGGCCAGGAGTTTGAAGCATACAGCCGTGTCATAGAGCGCGACATAAAGCGGATTAAACAGTCACGTCAGCATATATATGAAGTCAATATGGGCGCCACCGCAGTGGGAACGGGATTGAATGCAGATCCTCGCTATATCGAAAATGTCGTCAAACAATTGGCAGATATCAGTGGCCTTCCGCTCGTCGGCGCTGACCACCTTGTGGATGCGACTCAAAATACAGATGCTTACACAGAAGTATCAGCGGCATTGAAAGTCTGCATGATGAACATGTCCAAAATCGCGAATGACCTTAGGCTGATGGCATCAGGGCCGCGAGCGGGACTGGCTGAAATTTCTTTGCCGGCAAGACAGCCAGGATCGTCGATCATGCCTGGAAAAGTCAATCCTGTCATGGCAGAGATGATCAACCAAATTGCGTTCCAGGTGATTGGAAACGATCATACGATCTGTCTGGCTTCTGAAGCAGGTCAGCTCGAACTGAATGTCATGGAACCTGTGCTCGTCTTTAACCTTCTTCAATCCATCAGCATCATGAACAATGGATTCTGTTCCTTTACGGATTATTGTCTGGTTGGCATTGAAGCAAATGAACAACGTTTAAAAGCCTATGTAGAAAAAAGCGCGGGCATCATAACGGCTGTAAACCCGCATCTCGGGTATGAAGTAGCCGCCAGAATTGCGAGAGAAGCAATTCTGACAGGTCAATCGATCCGTGATTTATGTCTGCAAAATGATGTATTGACAGAAGAAGAACTCGATCTCATTTTAAATCCTTTTGAAATGACAAAACCGGGTATTGCCGGAGCTGAACTTTTAAATCGGGATTAG
- the nhaC gene encoding Na+/H+ antiporter NhaC, with protein MKNIRLPSMLEIICVLGAFLAIVCSFTVMFDLPIQLALFISWFLVILLGLRLGHRYEDLQKSITKGISNGLEAILILIAVGALIGTWIAGGVVPTLIYYGLEFIHPSIFLLATLFICSITSIATGTSWGTVGTAGIAMMAIGEGLGLPLPLVAGAVLSGAYFGDKLSPLSDSTVLASSLSKVEVITHVRSMLYLSVPAYVITAVLFTITGFTYGTKNVDLDKVEFLKTSLQNTFDIHIWMLVPAIVVIVLLAMRKPSVPTIAIGALLGAIWAAAFQGMNFADAIGTAYNGFSIDTGIEFLDKLLNRGGIEGMLGSVVVIILGLGFGGLLEHLGVLKVIVSKFEKKLTSAGNVTFSTIIVAFLANVFGCAMYVSLILTPKIMERSYDKLNLDRRVLSRNAEVGGTMTSGMVPWSDNGIYMASILGVSTFSYLPFMWLSFVSIGIAILYGYTGKFIWYTDKKDSPVQ; from the coding sequence ATGAAAAATATACGGTTACCGTCCATGTTGGAAATTATTTGTGTTTTAGGTGCATTCTTAGCAATTGTTTGTTCCTTTACAGTTATGTTTGATTTGCCAATACAGCTAGCATTGTTCATTTCATGGTTTTTAGTGATTTTGCTCGGACTGCGTCTTGGGCATCGTTATGAGGATTTGCAAAAATCGATTACAAAAGGAATATCCAATGGACTGGAAGCGATACTTATCCTGATTGCTGTCGGTGCCCTGATCGGCACATGGATAGCCGGTGGGGTGGTGCCGACTTTGATTTATTACGGTCTTGAATTTATTCATCCGAGCATATTTCTGCTCGCCACACTCTTTATTTGTTCGATTACTTCTATCGCAACAGGGACGTCTTGGGGAACGGTCGGGACAGCCGGAATCGCTATGATGGCAATTGGGGAAGGGCTAGGACTTCCTCTTCCGCTTGTCGCTGGGGCTGTTTTGTCAGGTGCCTATTTTGGTGATAAGCTATCACCGCTTTCCGACAGCACAGTGCTTGCTTCTTCTTTATCAAAGGTCGAAGTCATCACACATGTCAGATCGATGCTGTATTTGTCCGTTCCTGCATATGTGATCACGGCGGTGTTGTTTACTATCACAGGGTTTACTTATGGAACAAAGAACGTAGATTTGGACAAAGTTGAATTTTTGAAAACATCTTTGCAGAACACGTTTGATATTCACATTTGGATGCTGGTTCCAGCCATCGTTGTCATTGTACTGTTGGCGATGAGAAAGCCGTCGGTGCCAACGATTGCGATCGGTGCTCTCTTAGGTGCCATTTGGGCTGCGGCATTCCAAGGGATGAATTTTGCCGATGCAATTGGAACAGCTTACAACGGTTTCTCAATCGATACAGGGATTGAATTTTTGGACAAGCTGTTAAACCGAGGCGGAATTGAGGGAATGCTCGGATCTGTCGTTGTCATTATTCTTGGACTTGGCTTTGGTGGACTACTGGAGCATTTAGGAGTTCTGAAAGTGATTGTCTCGAAGTTTGAGAAAAAGCTGACTTCTGCAGGAAATGTGACGTTCTCCACGATTATTGTTGCCTTCTTGGCGAATGTATTTGGGTGTGCGATGTATGTCTCGTTGATTTTAACTCCGAAAATCATGGAAAGAAGCTACGACAAGCTGAATCTTGACCGGAGAGTGCTGTCAAGAAATGCTGAAGTTGGGGGGACGATGACATCAGGAATGGTTCCATGGTCAGATAACGGGATCTATATGGCCAGTATACTTGGCGTCTCGACTTTCTCTTACCTGCCGTTCATGTGGCTGAGCTTTGTTTCCATTGGAATTGCTATTCTGTATGGATACACGGGGAAATTTATCTGGTACACGGACAAAAAGGATTCCCCAGTGCAGTAG
- a CDS encoding cysteine desulfurase family protein, whose amino-acid sequence MERIYLDYGATSPMRSEAIEAMIPFLKSEFGNSGSIHDLGQRANDAIQMARSQIMHALGAETPREIVFTSSGTEANNLAILGFARKHRQKGTHIITTQIEHPSILEACHFLEKEGFTVTYLPVDSTGMVTVQEVQNALTDQTILVSIMAANNEVGTIQPISEIGKVLKNHQAYFHTDAIQFFGKIPVCVKELGVDLLSIGSHKIYGPKGVGALYIRKGVRIEPLLHGGGQERAIRPSTLNTPAIVSFGVAAQLVAEEVKEEAKRLTKLREYTWYRIRQEIGDVELNGHPTNRLPNNLNLSFQRVEGQAILLELNREQIYVSSGSACSAGKHRASHVLQAMGKREEIAYQSVRITLGKETDQTQIDRFIDVLKQALHYLRMLI is encoded by the coding sequence ATGGAACGAATTTATTTGGACTATGGTGCAACCAGCCCTATGCGATCCGAAGCAATCGAGGCCATGATACCTTTTTTAAAATCAGAATTTGGTAATTCCGGTAGTATTCACGATTTGGGACAACGTGCCAATGATGCAATTCAAATGGCTCGTTCGCAAATTATGCACGCACTGGGAGCAGAAACACCACGTGAAATCGTTTTTACCAGCAGTGGAACAGAAGCAAATAATCTTGCCATTCTTGGATTCGCAAGAAAGCACAGGCAAAAAGGAACACATATCATTACAACACAAATCGAACATCCTTCCATACTGGAAGCTTGCCATTTTTTAGAAAAGGAAGGTTTCACTGTTACATATCTTCCTGTCGACTCTACAGGGATGGTTACTGTTCAAGAGGTGCAAAATGCTTTAACAGATCAGACCATTCTTGTCAGTATTATGGCAGCAAACAATGAAGTAGGAACGATTCAACCTATTTCTGAAATTGGAAAAGTGTTAAAAAACCATCAAGCTTATTTCCATACTGATGCTATACAATTTTTTGGTAAGATTCCTGTTTGCGTGAAAGAGCTCGGCGTAGATCTCTTATCGATTGGAAGTCATAAAATATATGGTCCCAAAGGAGTCGGGGCTTTGTACATCCGTAAGGGAGTACGAATAGAGCCCCTCTTACATGGAGGTGGACAAGAACGCGCCATTCGTCCCAGCACACTAAATACTCCTGCCATTGTTAGCTTTGGGGTCGCTGCTCAGTTAGTGGCTGAAGAAGTAAAAGAAGAAGCCAAACGATTAACAAAGCTAAGGGAATACACATGGTATCGAATCCGACAAGAAATTGGTGATGTCGAATTAAATGGACATCCAACTAATCGTTTACCAAATAACCTGAATCTCAGTTTTCAACGAGTCGAAGGACAAGCGATTCTGTTAGAGTTAAATCGTGAGCAAATTTATGTATCCAGTGGTTCTGCATGTAGTGCAGGTAAACATCGTGCTTCTCATGTTCTCCAAGCGATGGGGAAAAGGGAAGAAATAGCATATCAAAGTGTACGAATTACATTGGGGAAAGAGACGGATCAAACACAAATTGACCGTTTTATCGATGTTTTAAAACAGGCGCTTCATTATTTACGGATGTTAATTTAA
- the nadB gene encoding L-aspartate oxidase, producing the protein MARVETHFLVVGSGIAGLTTALSLAEYGSVIVLTKAREEESNSFHAQGGIAAAIGEDDSPELHRQDTLRTGVNLCNPASVDVLVNTGPRAIQKLADWGTDFDVDGEQWALGKEGSHSVSRILHVNGDATGAGITSNLLRRAMLHSNIQLITHTMVTDLIMHQEVCRGATAVDEQGETVRYFAKQAVILATGGCGQIYQYTTNDPVSTGDGIAMAYRAGAKLSDMEFVQFHPTALAVEQNPMFLISEAVRGEGAFLVNDCGEAFMERYHSWKDLAPRDVVSRAIFQEMEQGRKVYLNAIHLGKRFRNRFPKIYKALCKFGMDPSKDWIPVTPAAHFIMGGIYTDIYGQTTISRLFACGEVACTGVHGANRLASNSLLEGTVFAQRVAEKCIELVELETDFLELNRITLCKNKHKETEWKQTIRQVMWKYAGIVRTEEGLSKGISQLKQLETEIPQGYFECRNMLMIAQVVMELALSRRESRGSHYRSDYPKPQKSLENKHQIIQEE; encoded by the coding sequence ATGGCACGAGTTGAAACCCATTTTTTAGTGGTCGGTAGCGGTATTGCTGGACTTACAACGGCGCTTTCTCTTGCCGAATACGGTTCTGTGATTGTCCTCACAAAAGCGAGAGAAGAAGAGAGCAACTCATTTCATGCACAGGGAGGGATTGCGGCAGCCATCGGCGAGGATGATTCACCAGAATTACATCGCCAAGACACACTTCGTACAGGTGTTAATCTTTGCAATCCTGCTTCAGTCGATGTATTAGTCAATACGGGTCCTCGTGCGATTCAAAAATTGGCTGATTGGGGTACCGATTTTGATGTTGATGGAGAGCAGTGGGCTTTAGGAAAAGAAGGTTCACACAGTGTATCGCGCATCTTACATGTAAATGGAGATGCCACAGGGGCGGGGATCACTTCCAACCTATTGAGGCGAGCAATGCTTCATTCCAATATTCAACTGATTACACATACGATGGTGACAGATCTTATCATGCACCAAGAAGTTTGTCGAGGTGCAACTGCAGTAGATGAACAAGGGGAAACTGTCCGTTATTTTGCTAAACAAGCAGTAATTTTGGCAACAGGCGGATGTGGGCAGATCTATCAATATACAACAAATGACCCTGTGTCTACTGGTGACGGAATTGCAATGGCCTATCGGGCAGGTGCGAAATTATCAGATATGGAATTTGTTCAGTTTCACCCCACTGCTTTGGCAGTAGAGCAAAATCCGATGTTTCTTATATCAGAAGCAGTCCGTGGCGAGGGAGCATTTTTAGTTAATGACTGTGGGGAAGCATTTATGGAACGATATCACAGTTGGAAAGATCTTGCTCCAAGAGATGTCGTTTCTCGTGCGATCTTTCAAGAGATGGAACAAGGACGCAAAGTTTATCTGAATGCTATTCACTTAGGAAAACGTTTCCGAAATAGATTTCCCAAAATATATAAAGCGCTATGCAAATTTGGTATGGATCCTTCTAAAGATTGGATTCCTGTCACCCCGGCCGCTCATTTTATTATGGGAGGCATTTATACAGATATATACGGCCAAACCACCATCTCGAGACTATTTGCTTGTGGAGAAGTAGCTTGTACAGGTGTACATGGAGCGAATCGACTCGCGAGCAATTCTTTGTTGGAGGGTACTGTTTTTGCTCAGCGTGTTGCCGAGAAATGTATAGAACTTGTAGAACTGGAAACGGATTTTCTGGAGCTCAATCGGATTACTTTGTGCAAAAACAAACATAAAGAGACAGAATGGAAACAAACCATCCGTCAGGTGATGTGGAAATACGCTGGGATTGTACGAACGGAAGAAGGTCTATCCAAAGGAATTTCTCAGTTGAAACAATTGGAAACAGAGATCCCGCAAGGTTATTTCGAAT